One genomic window of Paeniglutamicibacter sp. Y32M11 includes the following:
- the upp gene encoding uracil phosphoribosyltransferase, producing MRVQVIDHPLVAHKVSVLRDKNTPSPVFRQLTDELVTLLAYEATRDVKTVKIQVETPVATTTGIAFAKPTPLVVPILRAGLGMLEGMTRLVPTAEVGFLGMARNEETLDIITYAERLPSDLTGRQVFVLDPMLATGGTLIESIKFLFDRGAEDVTCICLIAAPEGLARLEEAYGDNDKVHLVLASLDEKLDEKSYIVPGLGDAGDRLYGVAH from the coding sequence ATGCGCGTACAGGTAATCGACCACCCATTGGTGGCCCATAAGGTATCGGTCCTCCGAGATAAGAACACCCCTTCGCCGGTCTTCCGGCAGCTGACCGACGAGTTGGTGACCTTGCTGGCGTACGAAGCCACCCGCGACGTCAAGACTGTCAAGATTCAGGTTGAGACTCCGGTCGCGACCACGACCGGTATTGCCTTCGCTAAGCCCACCCCGTTGGTGGTGCCGATCCTGCGTGCCGGCTTGGGCATGCTTGAGGGCATGACGCGTCTGGTGCCGACCGCAGAAGTTGGTTTCCTGGGCATGGCCCGCAACGAGGAAACCCTGGACATCATCACCTATGCCGAGCGTCTTCCCTCGGATCTGACCGGACGCCAGGTCTTCGTCCTGGATCCGATGTTGGCCACCGGCGGAACCTTGATCGAATCGATCAAGTTCCTCTTTGACCGCGGGGCCGAAGATGTCACGTGCATTTGCCTGATTGCCGCTCCCGAGGGCCTTGCCCGTCTGGAAGAGGCCTACGGCGATAACGACAAGGTCCACCTCGTCCTGGCTTCCTTGGATGAGAAGCTGGACGAGAAGTCCTACATCGTTCCGGGTCTGGGCGATGCCGGAGACCGCCTCTACGGCGTAGCGCACTAA
- a CDS encoding cell wall metabolism sensor histidine kinase WalK: MSTSATPKPEASEHGEIQDFFPASSATRDRTPMTLQRRLLLAVVCLLALVCTVIGLLINAGMRQTLSAQLNEQLAYASERAATYSLSQSKGNSGTPLFAPGQASGTLNAKIESGLLFSGGVLDMKTGQRNNIVGDDALPLSTLVVDAPPAKRELSIGDYLLVAKSDPKGSGTLITGLPLDPNARTLASLGWMTVFISFAGLIATGLIGSMIIRHSMAPLRRVSAVASSVATAQLETGTLALDARVAEEDSIPGTESGDVGNALNALLDNVATAFAAREESEAQMRQFVADASHELRTPLSAIRGYTELISATEHFSDDGQRSLIRVLEQSARMSSLVENLLLLARLDEKHQVKKTDVDLGKLAGDITEDFRITATDHHWQTRLPATPLVVSADSSSLRRVITNLLANARKHTSAGNTVTVSLKRDNSTHQAVLQVHDTGEGITQAFLPQVFKRFTRADTARSGADGTTGLGLPIAKAIVESHDGTITVSSTPGNTVFEIRLPLPEPQKPAVNPVLSSALKNPTKRSSQPKGTAL, encoded by the coding sequence ATGAGCACTTCAGCAACACCGAAACCCGAGGCATCTGAGCATGGTGAAATCCAGGATTTCTTCCCCGCTAGTTCAGCTACCCGAGACCGGACACCCATGACCCTGCAACGCCGGCTGCTCTTAGCCGTCGTCTGTTTGCTGGCGCTGGTCTGCACGGTCATCGGGTTGCTCATCAACGCCGGCATGCGCCAAACCTTATCTGCCCAACTTAATGAGCAGCTGGCTTACGCTTCCGAACGCGCCGCCACATACTCACTGAGCCAGTCAAAGGGCAACAGCGGAACTCCGCTCTTCGCCCCCGGCCAAGCTTCGGGAACCCTCAACGCCAAGATCGAATCCGGTCTGCTATTTTCCGGTGGTGTCTTGGACATGAAAACCGGGCAGCGGAACAACATAGTCGGAGACGACGCCCTCCCGCTGTCCACCTTGGTTGTTGACGCGCCACCTGCCAAACGAGAATTGAGCATTGGTGACTATTTGTTGGTCGCCAAATCAGATCCTAAGGGTTCCGGAACCCTGATCACCGGCCTGCCACTGGACCCCAATGCGCGCACTCTTGCCTCCCTCGGATGGATGACGGTATTTATCTCGTTCGCCGGGCTGATAGCCACCGGGTTGATCGGTTCAATGATCATTCGCCATTCGATGGCTCCCCTTCGACGTGTCTCCGCCGTGGCATCTTCGGTGGCCACGGCACAGCTCGAAACCGGTACGCTGGCCCTGGACGCACGGGTCGCCGAGGAAGATTCGATTCCCGGCACCGAATCCGGGGATGTGGGCAACGCGTTAAACGCATTGCTGGATAACGTTGCCACGGCCTTTGCCGCACGCGAAGAATCCGAGGCGCAAATGCGCCAGTTTGTTGCCGATGCTTCTCATGAACTGCGCACGCCGCTCTCGGCCATCCGGGGGTACACCGAGCTCATCAGTGCTACCGAGCATTTCTCCGACGATGGGCAGCGCTCGCTGATACGCGTGCTGGAACAGAGCGCCCGCATGAGTTCACTGGTGGAGAACCTCCTGCTGCTGGCCCGCTTGGATGAAAAGCACCAGGTGAAGAAGACCGATGTGGACCTCGGCAAACTAGCTGGCGACATCACGGAAGATTTCCGGATCACGGCGACCGATCACCATTGGCAAACACGACTCCCCGCCACTCCCCTCGTGGTGAGTGCGGATTCCTCCTCGCTCCGGCGGGTCATCACCAACCTGCTCGCCAACGCCCGCAAACATACCTCCGCCGGTAACACCGTCACGGTGAGCCTCAAACGGGACAACTCGACTCATCAAGCAGTGCTCCAGGTCCATGACACCGGGGAGGGCATTACCCAGGCCTTCTTACCCCAAGTGTTTAAGCGCTTCACCCGTGCGGACACTGCTCGTTCCGGAGCCGATGGCACCACCGGGCTGGGACTGCCGATCGCCAAGGCCATCGTTGAATCCCATGATGGAACCATCACAGTGTCTTCCACCCCGGGCAACACCGTTTTTGAGATCCGGTTGCCGCTTCCCGAACCGCAGAAACCCGCGGTCAATCCAGTCCTATCATCCGCATTAAAGAACCCAACAAAACGATCGAGCCAGCCCAAGGGCACCGCCCTCTAG
- a CDS encoding response regulator transcription factor yields the protein MPASRFSPTQLPRLTHPDGTAIKVLVVDDEPSLAELVSMGTRMLGWEATVAHDGPSAVEAARKSSPDVLVLDWMLPGFEGPEVLRKVRTFLPEVPVLFLTAKDAVEDRIEGLGIGADDYVAKPFSLEEVLLRLHKLVERSGATAADSAELVVGDLVLNSDSHDVTRAGVSINLTATEFDLLSYLMVNARRVVSKSQILDNVWHYDFGGQANIVELYISYLRKKIEADASPMIHTVRGAGYMLKPAS from the coding sequence ATGCCTGCTTCTCGTTTTTCCCCTACGCAACTACCGCGACTGACTCACCCGGACGGAACCGCCATCAAGGTGCTTGTCGTTGACGACGAACCCTCATTGGCCGAATTGGTTTCCATGGGTACCCGCATGCTCGGATGGGAAGCTACGGTTGCCCATGACGGGCCCTCCGCAGTGGAAGCCGCCCGCAAGTCCTCCCCAGACGTCCTCGTTTTGGACTGGATGCTGCCCGGCTTTGAAGGTCCCGAAGTATTGCGCAAGGTGCGTACGTTCCTGCCCGAGGTCCCGGTGCTCTTCCTGACCGCCAAAGACGCGGTGGAAGACCGGATTGAGGGACTGGGCATCGGCGCCGACGACTACGTAGCCAAGCCCTTCAGCCTCGAAGAGGTACTGCTGCGCCTGCACAAATTGGTCGAGCGCTCCGGCGCCACCGCTGCCGACAGCGCGGAACTTGTTGTCGGGGATCTGGTCCTGAATTCCGATTCCCACGATGTGACGCGTGCCGGAGTGAGCATCAATCTCACCGCTACCGAATTCGACCTGCTTTCCTACTTGATGGTTAATGCCCGCCGAGTCGTCTCTAAATCGCAGATCCTCGACAACGTCTGGCACTACGACTTCGGCGGCCAGGCCAACATTGTTGAGTTGTATATCTCCTACCTGCGTAAGAAGATCGAAGCCGACGCATCACCCATGATCCACACCGTTCGTGGCGCCGGATACATGCTCAAACCTGCCTCATGA